In Halobacterium noricense, the genomic stretch CGCCACAATCAGGTCAGTTCCACGGCGCGAACCCGGGGTCGACCTGCCGCTCGCGCGCCTCGATGCCGTCGATTTTCGCGACATCCTCGTCGTCGAAGTCGACCGCGAGGCTCCCGAAGTTGTCCACGATGTGGGACTCGCTGGTGGCCTTCGGGATGGCGGTGACGCCCTTCTCGCGAACCCACGCGAGGCTGACCTGCGCTTCGCTGACGCCGTGTTTCTCCGCGACGTCCTGAATCTCGGGGACGTCGAAGACGTCGCCGCGCGCGAGCGGCGAGTACCCCACGATTTCGAGGTCGCGACCCTCGGCGTACTCCCGGAGTTCCTCCTGCGGGAGCAGCGGGTGGAGTTCGACCTGATTCGCGAACGGGTCCTCCCCGAGCACGTCGCGGGCCTCGTCGAGGTGCCGGGGTTCGAAGTTGCTCACGCCGATGCGGTCGGTGAGTCCGTCCTCACGGAGCTGCTGGAACGCCGACAGCGTCTCCTCGGCGTCGTACTCGCGGGACGGCCAGTGGACGTACAGGAGGTCCACGGCGTCCACGCCGAGCTTGTCCAGGCTTTCCTCGGTCGTCTCGATGACGTCGTCGTGGCCGAGGTTGTCGATCCAGACTTTCGTCGCGAGGAAGACGTCCTCGCGGGGGACGTCGGCCTCCGCGATGCCGCGCCCGATGGCTTCCTCGTTGCCGTACGCCTGCGCGGTGTCGATGTGCCGGTAGCCGGCTTCGAGGGCAGTACGGACGCTCTCGGCGCACTGTTCTGAATCGTCGTTCTGCCACGTGCCGAGCCCGAGCATCGGCATCTCGTTCGCCAGCGGTGCGCGTCGCTGCTCGTTCTGAGACATGGTCGAATCGACGGCCGCCGCGGGGTTAGTGCTTGTGGAGGCGGCGAGGAACTGCCCCGACCTACCGCTCGGCGAGGCGCTGTTTCGCGAACTGCGCGAGCAGCGGCAGGTCGTCGAGGTGGACGAGCTTCGAGATGCCGCGCAGCCCGCCCTCGTTTGCTTCGCCGAGCGTCTCCACGTCCATCGCGTTGAGGTCGTCCATGAGCCGGTCGTAGCGCTCGTTCGGCGTGAGGTAGAGGAGTTGGGTCATCGCGAGCCGGCGGCGCATGTCGGGGGCGACCCGGCTCCGCCAGAGGTCGTCGTAAATCGACATCGCGTCCGCGGACGTGTCCGTCTCCGTCCCCATCAGACAGCGGTCGGCGGTGATGGCGGCGGCGCGCGCGGACTCCATGCCCTTGTGGATGCCCTCCCCCCACAGCGGGTCGATGGTGGGGACGGTGTCGCCGATGGCCATGAAGTTGTCCGTACTGAAGCCGTCGGGCATCTGAATGTGCGCGGAGCCGCGGTGCTGTTGTTTGTCCGCGATGCGTTCGGCGTTCTCGAAGCGCGGGTCCTCGTCCAGCCACGCTTCGAGGTGTTCGTCGATGCTCCGCGTCGTGTCGCCGTACTGCTGGTAGCGCTCGTGCTGGATGTAACAGAGCCCGACCTTCGCCGTGTCCTCGCCCGTGTGGAAAATCCACGAGTAGCCGCCGGGGACGACGTCGTGGTCGAGACGCAGCATCATCGCGTTCGACAGGTCCGCGAAGTCGGGGTGGTCGACGTCGACGCCCTCCATCTCCCACTCGATGCCGACCGCCTGGTGTTGGCGCTGGAGGTCGCAGACGCCGAGCTTCTTCGCGAGCGGCGCTGCCGGCCCCGTCGCGTCGACGACAATCTCGGCGTAGACCTCCTCGTCGCCGGCGTACTGTACGCCGACGATGTCCCCATCCTCCATGATGGGGTTGTTCACGCGCGCGTCGAAGCGGTACTCCGCGCCGTGCTCGCGGCCCTCCGCGACGAGCCACTGCTTGAACTCCGCGAACTCCAGCACTGCGCCGGGCTGGGTCTGCACGAAGTACTCGTTCGGGGATTCGAGGACGACCTCGTCGGTGTACTGCATCACGATGTCGTCGGGAATTCCGAACGCGCCCGTCATCGACGCGAACGTGCCCGCCGTGGACTTGTTCGACTGGCGCGGGAACCCGTCCTCGGGTTCGGCTTCCAGCACGAGGACGTCGTAGTCCCGCTGGGCGAGGTCTCGCGCGCACTGTGCTCCTGCCGGACCAGCGCCGGCGACGACGACGTCGTAGTGCTCAGACATGGCGTAGAGGGTCGGCGTGTAGGTGCGGCGCTCGGGCCGCGGTGGTCGGACGGACGCCGGGCTGTGAGTGTCGGCGCTCGGGCGAGTGCCCGCCTCCGTAGCCGGCCGCGTCGGCGTCCGCAGTCACTGTTACTCGACGTAAGTCGCGTCGCAGGTAAAAAACACGCGGGAACGTTCCTGACGCCCGCGAAAGGGCGGAATACTGTGGATCGACTTCGAATTGCTCGACGTAATCCCGTAGTATCTCTTTACACGCGTACCTTAATCTGCTTGAGCGAAGCAGAGTCTATTGAATGTCGTCAACCGACGGAGACGATGAATCACAGTTCGACGAAGTTGTCGACTCTCTCGATAGCGAGCATCCGCGAGCGCCGCGAGGCGCGAGCGGTTCACTCCGCGACCGGAGGGAGCGGAGGCCGACGACTGACTAACGCGCCCGGAGGGCGCGGCAGGAAGGAGGAGTGCTTTTGCCCCAAGTTTTTGCCAACGAGCGAGGGCGCGTTAGCGCCCGAGCGAGTGCAGCAAAAAGTGGCCTAATAGAACTCCCGAACGAGGTCGGTCGCGCCGTCGGGTGCGCCGTCGGGAAGCTCGGCCATGTTCTCGTGGACGCCGTGGGCTTCGTGGTACGGCGTGGAGTTCTCGTCCTGGTAGAGGACGCCCATGTACTCCTTGTCGGCGTCGAGGATGGCGTCCTTGGCTTGGTCGTAGTCGTGGCGGTCGTAGTCGTCTTCCTCGGAGAGGTCCACCAGACTGTCGCGGAAGTAGTCGTAGGTGTCGACGTCGTTGAACGTGACGCACGGGCTGAACGTGTTGACGAGGCTGAATCCGTCGTGTTCGATGGCTTCCTTGACGATTTCCGTGTGGCGCAGCGCGTCGGAGGAGAAGCTCTGCGCGATGAACGACCCGCCGGCGGACATCGCGAGTGCGAGCGGGTTGACCGGCGGCTGCTTCGGGCCTTCCGGGGTGGTGGAGGTCTCGAAGTCGGGCCGGCTGGTCGGGGACGCCTGGCCCTTGGTGAGGCCGTAGATGCGGTTGTCCATCACGACGTACGTGATGTCGACGTTCCGGCGGACGGCGTGGATGAAGTGGCCGACGCCGATGGAGTAGCCGTCGCCGTCGCCGCCCGCGACCATCACTTCGAGGTCGGGGTTGGCGAGCTTCGCGCCGGTGCCGACCGGGAGCGCGCGGCCGTGGACGCCGTGGAGCGCGTACGAGCGCATGTACGTCCCGATTTTGCCGGAGCAGCCGATGCCCGCGACGACGAACGTGTCGTCGGGCGTGTTGCCGGTCTCCGCGAGCGCTTTCATCATGCCGTTCATGGTGCCGAAGTCGCCGCAACCCGGGCACCACGTCGGCTGTTTGTCGGACTTGAAGTCGGTGAATCGGACGTTCTCTGAGCTCATGAGTTAGGCCTCCAGGGTCTGCTTGATTTCGTCGGCGAGTTCGTCAGCCTTGAAGTCGACGCCGTCGTACTTGTTGATTCGGTCGACGCGTTCGAGGGTGTCGTGTTCGACGACGTTCGCGAACTGGCCGGTGGCGTTGGCTTCGATGACGACGACGTCGTCGGCGGCCTGCACGTCGTCGGTGAGGTCGGGCCGCGGGAAGATGTACGGGACGGAGAGCACGCGCACGTCGAGGTCGTCGAGGTAGTCGAGCGCTTCGACGATGGTGCCCTCGTTGGAGCCCCACGAGATGACGAGGCTGTCCGCGTCGGCGTCGCCGAACTCGCGGTAGTCGAAGTTCTCGCGTTCCTCGGCGGTCTCGACTTTGCGGTTGCGCTTGTCGACCTGTTCGACGCGCACGTCCGTGTCCTCGGTCCGGCGGCCGAGTTCGTCGTGCTCGAGGCCGGTGGACATGTGGACGCCGCCCTCGGTGCCGGGGACGGCGCGCGGGCTGATGCCGTCGGCGGTGACGGCGTGGGCCTTGAACTGGTCTTTCTCGTTCTGCCACGCGGAGATTTCGTTCTCGTCGACGAGCTTCCCACGGTCGATTTCGACCTCGTCCATGTCGAACTCGTCGGGCTCGTAGGTGCGCTCGGTGACGGCCATCGAGAGGTCGGCCGTGAGGTAGACGGGGAGCTGGTACTTCTCGGCGAGGTTGAACGCCTCGACGGTCTTGTGGAAGCACTCCGCGACCGACGTGGGCGCGAGGACGAACCGCGGGACTTCGCCGTGGCCGCCGTACAGCATCATGTTGAGGTCGCCCTGTTCCTGCTTCGTGGGCATCCCCGTGGAGGGGCCCGAGCGCATGACGTTCGTGATGACCAGCGGCGTCTCGCTGGTGGCGACGAGGCCGAACGTCTCGCTCATCAGGTCGATGCCGGGGCCGGAGGTCGCGGTCATCGCGCGAGCGCCGGCGCGGGCTGCGCCGAGCGCCATGTTGATGGCGGAGAGTTCGTCCTCGGCCTGGACGACGTGGCCGCCGAACTGTTCGATGCGGCCGGTGAGGTACTCCATGACGTCCGTCGCGGGCGTGATGGGGTAGCCGGCGTAGAACCGGCAGCCGGCGGCGATAGCGCCCATGCCGATGGCTTCGTCGCCGTTCAGCAGGACGTAGTCGTTGTCGGTGGTCTCCAGCTCGTAGGGGTTCTCGACGTCGGCGTACTCGTCGTTGACGTACTCGTAGCCGAGCCGGGCGGCCTGTTTGTTGTTCTCGACGATGCTCTCGCCTTTGTTCCCGAAGCGCTTCTCCAGGGACTCGTCGAGGTTCTCGATGGGGAAGTCGGTGACCGCGCAGACGGCGCCGAGCGCGACGATGTTGCGCATGATGGCGCCGCCGGCGTCCTCGGCCAGCGACTTCAGGGGGATGTCGAGGCCGACGGTGTCGTCGGGGGCCTCGAAATCCGAGAACTCCGTGCGGTCACCGTCGAAGATGATGACCGACTCCTCGTGGAGTTCGTCGAGGTTCTCGTCGACGGTGCGCTCGGTGAGCGCGATGAGCACGTCGAGTCGGTCGACGACACTCTGCACCTCGTCGACGGACGTTCGAATCTTGTAGGCGGTGTATCCGCCGCGGATTCGGGACGCGAAGTCCTTCGAGGTGAAGACGTGGCGACCCGCGCGGGACAGCGCCTGCGCGAAAATTTTCCCGGTGGACGCGATTCCATCGCCGGCTTCGCCGCCGATGGCCCAGTTCAGGTCGTCGTGCATGTGAGTGGGGGTAGCCGTGCCCCTCGCAAAAAGCCTTCTGAACCCGTACGCCCCTCCGAAACAGCCGATTCTCGGCGTGAAGCCGATATAATTGGGCATTCGTCCATGATAGATTGTGGGGTCGTAATGGACAGCCGTTACACGCGCGCGTTGCGCCCGCGTGTCTACCGCAAAATTCCGATTCCCGAGTTGTCGTTGTGCCGTGATGACAGCTCACTCGGGGTCGGCTGGCCGGGAAGCGAATCCATTTGGGTCGCGGGCGCGAACCCGTCGTATGGACGAGACAGCAGTTTCGGTCCGGGCGGTCCGCGACGCGGGCCCCGACACCGTCGCCGTGGTGTTCGAGAGCCCCGAGGGGTTCGAGGCCGAGCCCGGCCAGTTCGTACAGGTGTTCGGCGAGTTCGACGGCGAGCGCGAGGGGCGCTTCTACACGCTCTCCTCGCCGGACGTCGAGGAGACGTTCGAGATTACGGTCGAAGTAGACCCGGAGGGGACGCTGGGGCCGTGGCTGGCGTCCCGCGACTCCGGTGACGAGGTCGTCTTCTCGGGACCGTTCGGCGACGACTACTACGAAGGCGAGGATAGCGTCGTCGTGCTCGCGGGCGGGCCGGGCGTCGGGCCGGCGGTCGCGGTGGGCGAGCGCGCGCTCGCCGACGGCGCGGACGTCACCGTCGTCTACCAGGACGACGAACCCGTCCACGAGGACCGCCTCGCAGCGCTCGCGAACGCCGGCGCGCGCGTCGTCTTCGTCTCTGACGGCGTCGCGGCCGCGGTCCAGTCGCTCACCGGGTCCGCGGACGCCGTGCCGTTCGTCTACGGGTTCGCGGGGTTCTGCGAGGAGGCCGTGGACGCGCTCGACGCCGCCGGGTTCGATGTCGACGCCGCAAAAGTCGAGAGCTTCGGGCCCGCGCCGTAGCGTCCGGGCGTTGATAGTCCCGCGGACGGGACTGTAGGCGTCTCTCGAAGCCAAACGAACTAAACCCGAGGATTCCTTTGGTGGTCCCGTGTCGTCTAGTGGTTGGGACGGGGTTCGGCGACGGCTCGCCGCCCTCGAACGAGACTACGGGACGTTCGACGTCGTCGAGGAGGAGACGGTCGTCCCGCGTGCCGTCTACACTGACTGCCTGCAAGCGGCCGAAGCGGGGTCGCTGGGCGGCGCGCGGGTCGTCCTCCGCCACGACGACGAGGTGTTGCTCGTGCGCTACCACGACCACCCCGAAGCGTGGGACTTCCCCGGGGGGTCGACGGAGCGCGGCGAGTCCCCCGCGGACACGGCGAAGTTCCGCGTGCACGACGACGTCGGTTCGACGTGCACGCTGACGGGCGTCGCGCGCGTCATCGAGCAGTCGTTCGCGCTCGTGGAGGGCGGGGACGGCGTCACCGGCCTGTGGGTGTTCTTCGAGGGCGAAACCAGCGACGCGGAGCTCTCGCTGTCCGAGGACGTTCTGGAGGCGCGGTGGTTCGACGCCGCGGACCCGCCGGACGCCGTCGGCCCGCACGTCAGCGCGATTCTCTCCGATTAGTGCTGGACGAACTCCACGAGCGCGCCGCCCGTGTCGCTGGGGTGGAGGAACGCAATTTCGTGGCCCCACGCACCCTCTCGTGGTTCCTCGTCGATGAGGCCGACGCCCGCCTCGCGTGCCGTGGCGAGCGCGGCGTCGATGTCATCCGTCGCGAGCGCGACGTGGTGGATGCCCGGTCCCTCGCGGTCGAGGTACGCGCCGATGTCGGTGTCTGCGTCGACCGGTTCGAGTAGTTCGAAGTAGCTGTTCTCGTCGAGTTCGAGGAAGACGACTCGGAGGCCGTCGAGCGTTTCTTCGTGGACGGCGGGCGCGTCGAAGAGCGTCTCGTACAGCGCCGCGAGGCCGTCGGCGTCGTCGGTGGCGACACCGATGTGGTCGACGTGCATGCGGGGAGGTGGCCGGCGACCCACCATCAAGGCTCCGGCGCGCGCTCGGGCCGCGTCAGTCGTCGCCCGGCGCGGGCAGGTCGACGGAGGCGCCGGTGAGGTCCTCGGAGACCGACCAGAGCCGGCGCGCGGTCGCCTCGTCCTGCGAGCGCTCGCTGGACTGCTGCTCCTCGGGGTGGCCGCGCATATTCAACAAACCACCGGGGCCGACGTACTCGCCACCGTCGATGGACGGGTGCGTGGCAGCGTACAGGAGTGGCCACGCGCCCGCTTCGGCGCTCTGTGCGACGACGGCGTTGGCGGCTTTCATCGCGAGCAGGCGCAGCCGCGACCCCTCGGCTTCGGGGCCGCGCAGTTGGAGGTTCGTCGCGGCGAACCCGGGGTGGCAGGCGACGCTGGTGACGCTCGCGTTCGCGGCGCGCAGCCGGCGGTCGAGTTCGTACGCGAACAGCACGTTCGCGAGTTTCGACTGGCCGTACGCCTCCCACTTGTCGTACTCCTCCTCGTGCTGGAGGTCGTCGAAGTCGATTTCCCCGCTCTCGTGAGCCATACTGGACTGCGTGACGACGCGCGCCTGACCGCTCGTCCGCTGCAGAACGCCCAGCAAGTGGCCGATGAGCGCGAAGTGCCCGAGGTGGTTGACGCCGAACTGCGTCTCGAAGCCGTCCGCGGTCTCCGAGCGCGGAATCGCCATCACGCCCGCGTTGTTCGCGAGCACGGAAAGCGAGTCGTAGGTCGTCTCGTACCAGTCGGCGAACGCCGCCACGGAGTCGAGGTCCGCGAGGTCGAGTTCGTGGACGGTCAGTGACGCGCCCGGGTACTCGCCCTCGATTTCCCATTTGGCGTCCTCGCCACGGTCGACGCTCCGGACGGCCAGCACGACGTGCGCGCCGTGTGCCGCGAACGCTTCTGTCGCCTCGTAGCCGATGCCGCTGTTCGCGCCCGTCACGACGACGTTCCGCCCGGACTGGTCGGGCAGCTCGTCGGCGGTCCAGCCGCTGTCGTTGAACATGTATTCAACTCCGGGCGGGAGCCCCTTGACATCCTCCCCGCCCTGAAGGGCGAGGATTCCCGAGCGTTGGGATAATACGGGGCGTCGCGGCGACGCCGGCCGCGTCCCTACAGCGCAGCGCCGGGCTGGTGCTCGCCGAACACGTCCCGGAGCGCGTTACAGATTTCGCCGACGCTGGCGTACGCCTTCACCGCGTCCACGATGTACGGCATCACGTTCTCGTCGCCCTCGGCAGCGTCTTTCAAGTCGGCGAGCGCGGCCTCGACGGCCTCCTCGTCGCGGTCGTCCTTGACGGACTCGACCTGCTCGACTTTCTGCCGCTCGTCTTCCGCGGTGACTTCCTCGATGTCGACCTCGGGTTCGTCCTCCTCGACCTCGAATTCGTTGACGCCGACGATGACGCGCTCCTTCTCCTCTATCTCTTGCTGGCGCTCGAACGCCACGTCCTGAATCTGGCGCTGCACCCACTGGTCCTCGACGGCCTGCCGCATCCCGCCGCGTGAGTCCACGTCGTCGAGAATCTCGCGTGCCTCCGTTTCGACCTCGTCGGTGAGGTTCTCGACGTAGTAACTCCCCGCCAGCGGGTCGATAGTGTCCGCCGCGCCGGACTCGTGGGCGAGAATCTGCTGGGTCCGTAGCGCGGTCCGCACAGATTCCTCGGTGGGAATCGAGAGCGCCTCGTCTTTCCCGTTCGTGTGGAGGCTCTGCGTCCCGCCGAGCACGGCTGCCAGTGCTTGGTAGCCGACGCGCACGATGTTGTTGTCTATCTGCTGGGCGGTGAGCGTCGACCCCGCGGTCTGCGTGTGGAACTTCAACTGCTTCGACTTGGAATTCTCGGCGTCGAAGCGTTCCTCCATAATCGACGCCCACATGCGGCGCGCGGCACGGAACTTCGCGACCTCCTCGAAGATGTTGTTGTGAGCGTTGAAGAAAAACGAGAGTTGGGGCGCGAACTCGTCGACATCCAAGCCCGCGTCCAGGGCCGTCTCGACGTATTCGATGCCGTCGCCGAGCGTGAACGCGATTTCTTGCGCCGCGGTCGCGCCCGCTTCGCGGATGTGGTAGCCGGAGATGGAGATGGTGTTGAACTTCGGCGTCTCCGCTGCGCAGTACTCGAAGATGTCCGTGATGACGCGCATCGAGGGTTCCGGCGGGAAGATGTACGTGTTCCGCGCGATGTACTCCTTGAGGATGTCGTTCTGGATGGTTCCCCGGAGCTCCTCCCGGTCGACGCCCTGCTGGTCGCCGACCGCGATGTACATCGCCAGCAGGACGCTGGCGGGCGCGTTGATGGTCATCGACGTCGACACCTCGTCCAGCGGGATGCCGTCGAAGACCTTCTCGAAGTCCCGGAGCGTGTCGATGGCGACGCCGGACTTCCCGACTTCGCCTTGGGCCATGGTGGCGTCGGAGTCGTAGCCCATCTGCGTCGGGAGGTCGAACGCCATCGACAGCCCGGTCTGGCCCTGGTCGAGGAGGTAATGGAAGCGCTCGTTGGTCTCCTCGGGTGTCCCGAAGCCCGCATACTGGCGCATCGTCCACAGCCGCCCCCGGTACATCGTCGGATAGACGCCGCGCGTGTACGGGTCCTCGCCCGGGAATCCGAGGTCCTCCTCGTAGTCGAGGTCCGCGACGTCCGCGGGCGTGTAGAGCGGGTCGACGGACTGGCCGCCGGTGTCCGTCCGGAACTCGTCCTTGCGCTCCCCGAACCGGTCGAGGGTCGGCGAGAGGGAGTCATCCTCCCACTCCTCGCGGGACTCGCGAATCGCCGCGAGGTCCTCGTCGTCGAACATAGTCGGAGCGAGGTGGGACTGCGCCTTAGTTCGTGCGCTCCCCGAATCCCTCCGTCACCCGCCCGTGTCGTACTTGTACGTCGCCGAGTCCGAGTCGATGCCGAAGTCCTCGGCGGCTTCCTCGGGTTCGCTCTCCTCGTCGCCGGCCTCGCTTTCCGCGAAGCGCTCGCGGAGTCGCTCGGGAATCTCGAACGCTGCGAAGTCGAGGAACACCGGCACCGCGTCGGGCTGGTACGCCTGCGTGGCGTCGAGGCGGTCCGGCAGCGGCTCCGGGAGCTCGCTCGGCGGCACGCGCTCGAAGCCGAACTGCGCGAGGTACTCGGGTTCGTCGGTGAGCGCGTACGCCGCCTCGAACCCCTGGTCGCGGGCGTCCTCGACGAGGTGTTCGAGGAGGTGTGCGCCCACGCCGCGGCTGCGCCAGTCCGCCAGCACGCCGATGTTCGTGAACTCGCAGACCTGCTCGTCGTCGACGGCGTGCACGCGGAGGCGCGCGAACCCCGCGCGCTCGTTGGTTTCCTCGTCGATGGCGAGCACGTAGTCCCGCGAGCGGAACGCCGGGTCCTCGAACCCGAACTCGTCGAGGCGGTCGAGCAACCACACCTCCTCGTGTTTCTTCGCGTCGCGGGCGTACATACTCCTCCCTTGGACGCCCCTCGGAAAAGCGTTTGCGGGGCCGTCGGTCACTCGCAGCCGACCGAGCGCGCGACCTCCACGAGCACCGACGCGGGCACGTCCTGCCCGCGGACCGTGTACCGGTACTCCTCGCAGTTCCACGACACCGACGCCGTGGGGCCGTACGTCACCGCGGCCTCGTGGTCGCCCACCGAAACCGTGCGGTCGCCGTCCGCGGGGAACGTCCGGTCGTACTTCGCGACCGTGATGCGCCCGGTCTCGTTGACGTACCGGAGGCCGACGCCGTGCACGTCGCCGGTCGTCTCGGAGGTGTACGTCGGCCGGAACGACGCCGGGAGTTCCGGGGAGGGTACGGAGACGTTCGTCGACTCGCGGAGCGCCGCCGCGCTCTCGTAGGTCGTCGTCTCCGGCGTGTCGACGTGTTCGACGGTCGCGTTCGCGGGTGGCTCGAACGTGAACGCGTCCGCGCTCAGCCCGGGGTCGAAGGAGACGTTCGTGTACGTCGTGCGCACGGAGACCGGCGTCCCGTCGTCGACCCGCTCGGTGCGCTGTTCGAGCACCAAGAACCGCTGGGTGTCCACCAGCAGCGTCTGCTCGTAGGCCGCGCCGTCGGCTTGCGGCGAGACGTGGAGGACGTACGCCTCGCGGTTGCCGACTGTCGTCGTGCCTTCGTACTCGACGCCGAGCGCCGTGTCGGTGGACGCGTTCGGCTTGCTGGCGGCGTCCGGGACGACGGGCAGCGGCGCGACTTCCGGTCCGGACGCGCTCGTGGACTCGTCGCTCTGCGTGACGTTCAGCGCAGTGAACAGCCGCTCGATGCGGTCGGCGCGACTGGCCGCGTCGTTCGGCGTCGGCGAGAGGGGTACGCGCTTCGCGCGGTTCGTGTCGCCGTCGTAGAACCACATCGTCGACCCGTTCGACACCGTCACCTCGTAGCGCTCGCTCTCGTTCACGACCACCTCGCGGCGTTGGTCTGTCCCGGGCCGGAGCGCCACCTCGGCGACCGTTCGGCTCGTGCGGCTCCCACGCTCGACGACCGTCGTCTCCGTCGCAGTGACGCCGTCGATGCTGGCGTACTGCTCGCTGGCGTCCGCGCCGATCGGCTGGCTGGTCGCTCCGGGCGCGGCGACCAGCCACAGCGCGCCGGCGACGAGTACGGCGGCGACGGCGGCGACTACTACGATCGTGGTGACGCCCCCGCGGTCGGTGGAGGGGCCGCTCGGCCTCATTTATTAACCCAACGGACGGTAGATATTTTAATAACGCTTTTGATGCGCGCGCGGCCACAGTTCCGCGCTCCCGGCGTCAGCCCGCGCGCCGGGGACTGCGAAACACCTTTGACGGGAACGCAAGAGTTGCCACGTATGGATACGCTCGACGAAGTGGACGAGATTGTCCACCGACCCGACGACGAGTTCGTCGAGTCCACGAACGTCTGGCAGTTCATGCAGACGTACGCCATCGCGGACTACGACGAACTCGTCGAGCGCACCACCTCGGACCTCGACTGGTTCTGGGGGGAGCTCCCCGGCTACCTCGGGCTGGAGTTCTACGAGGACTTCGACGAGGTCCGGGACGAGAGCGGGGCGCGACGCGCCCCGGACGGAGCGAGCGGCGCAGCCGCGAGCCGTGGCGGCCCACAGTTCACGGAGTGGTATCCGGGCGCGAAACTCAACGTCGCGCACAACACCGTCGACCGCCACGCCGGCGTCGACTCGGGCACCCGCAACCACGTCGCCTGCATCTGGGAGGGCGAGGACGGCGAGGTCCGCCAGCAGACCTACCACGACCTCCACCGGCAGGCCAACCAGGTCGCGAACGCGCTGACCGAGCGCGGCATCGGCGAGGGCGACACGGTCGGGCTCTACATGCCGATGGTGCCGGAGGTCCAGAGCATCCTCTACGGCGTCTTCAAGGTCGGCGCCATCGCCGTCCCCATCTTCTCCGGGTTCGGCGTCGACGCCACCGCCACTCGCATCGCGGACGCGGAGTGCTCGGTGCTGTTCACGGGCGACGGCTTCTACCGCCGCGGCGACGAAATCACGCTCAAGGCGACCGCCAACGAGGCCATCGAGCAGGCCGGCCACGTCGAACACACCATCGTCTACGACCGATTAGGGGCAGACATCCCGTGGAACGACGACCGCGACGAGTGGTGGGGCGACGCCGTCGCGACGCAGGCCGACGACTTCGAGACGCGCGCGATGGACGCCAGCGACCCCTGTATGCTCCTGTACTCGTCGGGCACGACGGGGAAGCCGAAGGGTATCGTCCACACGCACGCGGGCACGCTCGTCCAGCCCGCCAAGGAGATTCACTTCGGCTTCGACCAGAAACCCGGCGATCGCTTCTTCTGGGTGAGCGACATCGGCTGGATGATGGGGCCGTGGACGCTCGTCGGCAACCACGCGTTCGGCGGCACCATCGTGATGTACGAGGGCGCGCCCGACCACCCCGAACCCGACCGCTTCTGGGACCTCATCGACCGCCACGGCGTCACCCAGTTCGGCATCTCGCCGACCGCGATTCGGGCGCTCCGGAAATACGGCAGCCGTCAGACTGCGTCTGACGAGCCATCCGGAACCGAGGGTTCCGGAGACGACGAGTGGCTCGACGGCCACGACCTCTCCAGCCTGCGCCTGCTGGGTTCGACGGGCGAGCCGTGGGACCCCGAGAGCTGGGAGTGGTTCTACGAGCACGTCGGCGGCGGCGACACGCCCATCATCAACATCTCCGGCGGCACCGAGGTGTTCGGCTGCTTCCTCATGCCGATGCCCATCCAGCCCCTCAAACCCTGCACGCTCGGCGGCCCGGGCCTCGGCATGGACATCGACGTCGTCGACGAGGACGGCAACTCCATCAAGGACGCCCACGAGCGCGGCTACCTGGTCGCGCGGTCCTCGAACCCCGCGATGACGAAGAGTCTGTGGAGCGGCGACGAGCGCTACCTCGAGGAGTACTGGTCGCGCTTCGAGGACGTCTGGAACCACGGCGACTGGGCGCAGGTCGACGAGGACGGCTTCTGGTTCCTGCACGGCCGCGCGGACGACGCCATCAACGTCGCCGGCCGGAAGGTCGGCCCCGCCGAGGTGGAGGGCGCGCTCATCGACCACGACGCCGT encodes the following:
- a CDS encoding aldo/keto reductase; the encoded protein is MSQNEQRRAPLANEMPMLGLGTWQNDDSEQCAESVRTALEAGYRHIDTAQAYGNEEAIGRGIAEADVPREDVFLATKVWIDNLGHDDVIETTEESLDKLGVDAVDLLYVHWPSREYDAEETLSAFQQLREDGLTDRIGVSNFEPRHLDEARDVLGEDPFANQVELHPLLPQEELREYAEGRDLEIVGYSPLARGDVFDVPEIQDVAEKHGVSEAQVSLAWVREKGVTAIPKATSESHIVDNFGSLAVDFDDEDVAKIDGIEARERQVDPGFAPWN
- a CDS encoding digeranylgeranylglycerophospholipid reductase — protein: MSEHYDVVVAGAGPAGAQCARDLAQRDYDVLVLEAEPEDGFPRQSNKSTAGTFASMTGAFGIPDDIVMQYTDEVVLESPNEYFVQTQPGAVLEFAEFKQWLVAEGREHGAEYRFDARVNNPIMEDGDIVGVQYAGDEEVYAEIVVDATGPAAPLAKKLGVCDLQRQHQAVGIEWEMEGVDVDHPDFADLSNAMMLRLDHDVVPGGYSWIFHTGEDTAKVGLCYIQHERYQQYGDTTRSIDEHLEAWLDEDPRFENAERIADKQQHRGSAHIQMPDGFSTDNFMAIGDTVPTIDPLWGEGIHKGMESARAAAITADRCLMGTETDTSADAMSIYDDLWRSRVAPDMRRRLAMTQLLYLTPNERYDRLMDDLNAMDVETLGEANEGGLRGISKLVHLDDLPLLAQFAKQRLAER
- a CDS encoding 2-oxoacid:ferredoxin oxidoreductase subunit beta — encoded protein: MSSENVRFTDFKSDKQPTWCPGCGDFGTMNGMMKALAETGNTPDDTFVVAGIGCSGKIGTYMRSYALHGVHGRALPVGTGAKLANPDLEVMVAGGDGDGYSIGVGHFIHAVRRNVDITYVVMDNRIYGLTKGQASPTSRPDFETSTTPEGPKQPPVNPLALAMSAGGSFIAQSFSSDALRHTEIVKEAIEHDGFSLVNTFSPCVTFNDVDTYDYFRDSLVDLSEEDDYDRHDYDQAKDAILDADKEYMGVLYQDENSTPYHEAHGVHENMAELPDGAPDGATDLVREFY
- a CDS encoding 2-oxoacid:acceptor oxidoreductase subunit alpha; translated protein: MHDDLNWAIGGEAGDGIASTGKIFAQALSRAGRHVFTSKDFASRIRGGYTAYKIRTSVDEVQSVVDRLDVLIALTERTVDENLDELHEESVIIFDGDRTEFSDFEAPDDTVGLDIPLKSLAEDAGGAIMRNIVALGAVCAVTDFPIENLDESLEKRFGNKGESIVENNKQAARLGYEYVNDEYADVENPYELETTDNDYVLLNGDEAIGMGAIAAGCRFYAGYPITPATDVMEYLTGRIEQFGGHVVQAEDELSAINMALGAARAGARAMTATSGPGIDLMSETFGLVATSETPLVITNVMRSGPSTGMPTKQEQGDLNMMLYGGHGEVPRFVLAPTSVAECFHKTVEAFNLAEKYQLPVYLTADLSMAVTERTYEPDEFDMDEVEIDRGKLVDENEISAWQNEKDQFKAHAVTADGISPRAVPGTEGGVHMSTGLEHDELGRRTEDTDVRVEQVDKRNRKVETAEERENFDYREFGDADADSLVISWGSNEGTIVEALDYLDDLDVRVLSVPYIFPRPDLTDDVQAADDVVVIEANATGQFANVVEHDTLERVDRINKYDGVDFKADELADEIKQTLEA
- a CDS encoding FAD-dependent oxidoreductase — encoded protein: MDETAVSVRAVRDAGPDTVAVVFESPEGFEAEPGQFVQVFGEFDGEREGRFYTLSSPDVEETFEITVEVDPEGTLGPWLASRDSGDEVVFSGPFGDDYYEGEDSVVVLAGGPGVGPAVAVGERALADGADVTVVYQDDEPVHEDRLAALANAGARVVFVSDGVAAAVQSLTGSADAVPFVYGFAGFCEEAVDALDAAGFDVDAAKVESFGPAP
- a CDS encoding NUDIX hydrolase — encoded protein: MSSSGWDGVRRRLAALERDYGTFDVVEEETVVPRAVYTDCLQAAEAGSLGGARVVLRHDDEVLLVRYHDHPEAWDFPGGSTERGESPADTAKFRVHDDVGSTCTLTGVARVIEQSFALVEGGDGVTGLWVFFEGETSDAELSLSEDVLEARWFDAADPPDAVGPHVSAILSD